One genomic window of Flavobacteriales bacterium includes the following:
- a CDS encoding ABC transporter permease, whose translation MFDADKWQEIFETISKNKLRTFLTGFSVFWGIFMLIILLGSGNGLRNGFESEFEEDAINSIWVYQGRTTIPFKGMKPGRNIRFTDEDHEAIDNGNVKGLENIASRIWVQDKNMVYGDKKGTFGVIATEVGQFYAENATMVTGRFLNETDVSERRKVIVLGLPVQEELFPNGDHLGKELNVGGISFKVIGTFKDGGGARDNRRGYIPLTVGQMVFDRGRNVHAISSTIGDATPEESLLIEQDIRDRLAALHQFSPEDKRAVWINNTTDQFMQILNVLNAISLFVWIIGIGTIIAGIVGIGNIMMIVVKERTREIGIRKALGATPFSVVSLIIMEAIFITSIAGYMGLVAGVFTLEAVSGMIEDPGIFQNPEVDLYTASIATLVLIVSGTLAGLIPAIKAASISPIEALRDE comes from the coding sequence GTGTTTGACGCTGACAAATGGCAAGAGATATTCGAAACCATCAGTAAGAACAAACTCAGAACGTTCCTTACTGGATTCAGTGTGTTTTGGGGAATCTTCATGCTCATCATTCTCCTTGGTTCTGGCAACGGACTGCGCAACGGTTTTGAATCCGAATTTGAGGAAGACGCCATCAACAGCATTTGGGTTTACCAAGGACGGACAACCATTCCTTTTAAGGGAATGAAGCCTGGTCGCAACATTCGTTTTACAGATGAAGACCACGAAGCCATTGACAATGGAAATGTAAAAGGATTGGAGAATATCGCTTCTCGAATTTGGGTGCAAGACAAGAACATGGTCTATGGTGACAAAAAGGGAACTTTTGGAGTGATTGCGACCGAGGTTGGGCAATTCTATGCCGAAAATGCGACAATGGTCACGGGCCGATTTCTGAATGAAACAGACGTTTCCGAACGTAGAAAAGTGATTGTCTTAGGTCTTCCGGTCCAAGAAGAACTTTTTCCGAATGGAGATCATTTAGGCAAAGAATTAAACGTTGGCGGCATCTCTTTCAAGGTGATCGGAACCTTTAAAGATGGCGGTGGCGCACGCGACAACAGAAGAGGCTACATTCCACTCACTGTTGGGCAAATGGTATTTGACCGAGGCAGAAATGTGCATGCCATCAGCTCAACCATTGGAGATGCTACACCGGAAGAAAGCTTGCTGATTGAACAGGATATCCGAGATAGACTTGCCGCCTTGCACCAGTTCTCTCCAGAAGACAAACGTGCCGTTTGGATCAACAATACCACAGATCAATTCATGCAGATATTGAACGTACTGAACGCCATCAGTCTGTTCGTTTGGATCATCGGCATTGGAACCATCATTGCAGGAATTGTGGGAATCGGCAACATCATGATGATCGTGGTGAAAGAACGAACTCGTGAGATCGGCATTCGAAAAGCCTTGGGCGCCACGCCATTTTCGGTGGTATCACTCATCATCATGGAAGCCATTTTCATTACAAGTATTGCTGGTTACATGGGTTTGGTCGCTGGTGTTTTCACCTTAGAGGCAGTAAGCGGTATGATTGAAGATCCTGGGATATTCCAAAATCCGGAAGTGGATCTTTACACCGCTAGCATTGCCACACTAGTGCTTATTGTTTCAGGAACCTTGGCCGGACTCATTCCTGCCATCAAAGCCGCATCTATCAGTCCAATTGAAGCTTTACGAGACGAATGA